The genomic DNA TGAGTGTAGTAATCTAATTCGTCTATCTATCTGGAAGACTAATATTTTGATGTGGCTGAATGTCTACTCCACGCCTTTGCCCTTCAGCTTTAGGTCTTCGGGGTCATGCGGGGCTTCAGCCAGTTTTCCCTCTGACTCTTTACCCGTTAGGGTCTCAGTGAAGACCTTGCGCAACGCTTCAATCGCCTCTTCCCCAATTTGGTAGTGCACGACAAGGCGACCACCGCGTATTGTTACGCCGTACTTCTCCCCTAGCTCGATGAAGTTGTTGATATTAACCTCATGAGCTTCAAGATCTAGCCACACCATGTTGGTGTCTACAGGGTACTGCAGCTTACCCCCAAGATCAGTCCAAATCTTGGCAATCTTCTTCGCGTTCTCATGAGACTGAGTGAGCTTGCCACCGAGGAAGGTCTCTTCGATGGCGACACGCATGGGGGCAGCGACAACACCAGCCTGGCGTAAGCCCCCGCCAATGGACTTGCGAATCCAACGGCTGCGCTTGATGAAGGCCTTTGTGCCCACGATGATGCTGCCAATGGGCGCGCCAAGACCCTTACTGATGCACAGACTTATGGTGTCGAATTCGGCGCAGTAGTCTTTGAGACTACCCGCGCCAGCAGCTACTGCCTCCCATAACCGTGCGCCGTCCAGGTGCATTATGATGTCGTGTTCGCGCGCCCACGCTGATATCCGCTTAACTTCAGCAAGAGGCATGATGGCTCCATTGAGTGTGTTCTCGAGGGAGATTACGCGTGTAGGGCAAGCGTGAACATCGTCGGAGATGACAGCGTACTTTTGGATGTCTTCTAGGGTGAGGTATGTGCCGTTTTTCGCGTCGAGCGGTTGCACCATGGCTTGGCTCAAGGTCGCCACTCCTCCTGCCTCATAGTTGATGATATGACCTCGCCGATCGCAGAGAACGGCATGTGGAGGCTGGGCGAGATGTGCTCGCAGTGCAACCTGGTTGCCCATGGTACCCGACAGCACCAGAAGTGCGTCCTCTTTCCCGGTGAGATCGGATACAAATCGCTCGAGAGACTTGGTCGTCGGGTCTTCCATCATGACATCGTCAAGCAGAGAGCACTCCTGGATAGCCTTCAGCATAGACCTGGTTGGCGTAGTGTGCACGTCAGAGCGAAAGTCAAAGGCAGCCGGGTTCTTTTTGCCGCCCCAAGCCGAACCATCGTGAGTCGCTCCATTCGTCACACTCTTGCTGCTCTTTGCAGTGTATTGCGAGAACTCGGACATGGCGATGCGCGTTGAGTGTAGCTGACGTACAGGCACGAGTGAGGGGTGGGAGAGGGGTGGGACAAAGGCTCGATTATGGGCAGTCAAGGTTTTTGCTGGGAATATAAGAAGTCAATCGCACAGTGTGTGGTCGGGACCACGTACTGCAAGCGCGTGCGAGCGGATATAAGGGCGATGGCGGCATTGCGAGGCATGTCGAGGTGATCAAAGGGCGTGAGGCAAGCCGAAGATAGGCGAAGGTGCGGAGAGAACGCGGAGAAGCCTCGACTGCGATTCGCGATAGACGCCCCACCTATGAGCTGGGTCAACAACGAACAATGGCCATTATCGTTATGTTTATTCATAAATGCAGACTATTACGCAACATAATCTCATTCTCGAGGCACACTTGGGCATCTAACGGCTGCCACCGGAAGTATCATCATATTAGGCGTGCGATGCATATTCGTTGTACGAGCATGCTACTCATATGTATTTTTGTTGAGCTAAGAAGCAAGGCTGAGATCTGATTGAGCCAAGGCTTCATTCGACAAGTGACATCTAAGCATACAGACAAAGAGAGAGTTAAGTGTAGGCAGCATGTCGATGCAAAAAGCACAATCCAGTTACGGAACTCAGAAATCCAAGAGACGAGACCGTCTTGATAGCAAAGCAGGTTCGGCGTAATTTTACAGGTACGTACGAAGGATCCATCGATCCACACCTTCGATCCACGGACACATCTACCGTTCCTATCATTTTGATATCGCTTGTAATTGCTCCGATGCCCATTTTCTGTCCTCAGTTATTCAAGCAATCGTCCCGTTGTGGTGAACACAATGCTACAGATCCTCAAGGCACGGATATCATGTCCACCGGCTACAAGGTTATTGTATTGTATTAGCTCCATACTAAAAAGCACTTTAAAACCAAAAATACGAGCACTCTTTGACAGCGCTAATAAGCCGAACTACAAAGAGCATGTCGGTGAAGAAGAACTTGGGCGTGATTAGGTCATCGAAAACGTCTGGCTGGTGCGCATTCGGGACTAGCGCGCCAAACAACGGCTCCCCACGCATCTTCCATCTCGTCCAACACTCCTCGCAACCATTTTTTTTGCTGCACTGCGTTGTTGCGCAATGAATGTGTGGTAAGCTTTTGCTTACTTACAAAATGCCATGCATGCAAATCATAAAGCCCTACTGCAGTTCACATGCGTCTTGTTCCGCTGCAGGGACGGGCTAACAAAATGACTAACCTCCCAGGCTTCGGACTCCGATGCTTGCCTGCGGGAAGTTTTGGCGTCAGTCTAGGCGACATATACGGGGGATATCCCCCGAGTTCCGAGACTTCTTACTCCTTTTGTACTTAGTATACAACAACCACCGCTTCAACACTTCCCATCTCTACATAATACTAGCTATTGCAGTTCGAATATTTTTTGTCACCATCTTAGATTCAGCAAGCATTCCACAAGACGCCAAAATGCCTTCCAAATACTCAAAGGCAGTGTCAAAGATACCGGCTACGATTCCAGACACGAGACCCTTGCCCCGAATCCTCTGTCTGCACGGCGGTGGTGTCAACGCTGCAATCTTCGAACGACAATCACGCTCGCTCATTCGCCATCTCCAACACTCCTTCCGCCTCGTATGGGCCGACGCTCCCTTCTTTTGCGACCCGCATCCAGACGTCGTCGATGTTTACAGTGATTACGCTCCCTTCCGACGCTGGTTGCGATGGCTCGACGAACACCATGAACTTGACGAATGGGCTGTCATTGATGAGATCGGCTACTCAATGCGAACAGCCATGGAGGACGACGACCGAGCCGGAGGGAGAGGAGAATGGGTGGGCCTAATGGGTTTCAGTCAAGGAGCCAAGCTTACAGCTAGTTTGCTCCTTGAACAACAAGCAAGAGAAAAATACGCGGACATGGAAGGCACAGAGGTCCCTACAGGCATCACCGGAATACCAGGGCTGAACTGGAGATTTGGTATATTATTGGCTGGAAGGGCACCGCCTATCAACCTCAACCCTGATATCATTAGGAGTGAAGCGCTGGTGAGGGCGGGAGGTATTTCAGAAGGCTTTGAGTTCTGCAACGAGGGCGTTGATGAGGATGCCACACTTCGCATACCTACTCTCCATGTCCACGGCATGAAAGACCCCGGTCTGGCTCTACACCGTATTCTTCTTAACGAGTATACCGCACCTGGTACTGCCAAGCTAGTGGAATGGGGAGGTCCGCATCGCATACCGCTTAAGAGCTCAGATATTGAGAATGTCGCTGGTGCGATATACGACCTCGCTTCCAGTACTGGAGTCAAGGTATTCAGGACTGTGTAAAGCACTGAGTCTTATATAGGTTTCTAGTTCCGATTTTCGGTCGCTTCTATTTACTATTCGGAGTTCGTGTGGCACATTTGGAGATTTCAGTCGTATTTTAGAGGGCGTTGGAGATACGGACGCGCGACTGTGCGCAAAGTTTGCTTTTTCTCTATGCGTCGTTGTGACTTTGCTATGCTACACTGTAGTTTAGATTGTTATCCTAAATTCCCACCCTTTCAGGCCTGCTAGTCTTTCTCCTGGTCATTCTCAAGAAGTTTTACCAGACCCATCAGAATATATGAAAATCCATGTCCGACATCCTCCCAGCCCGCCACTCCTCCACAGCCTGCCCCTCCATAATATCATGCACATAACACTCCCCGACCAACCTACAATGGCACCCATCCCTACCCACTGGCCTCAACAAGAACGGCACTGAAGCTCCCAACAACACCGCCACAACATCGCCCTCCTGAACCCTCGCTGGCCCTAGCCCCAACATCCCCGATTTCGTAACAAAGAAACGCCGCCTTGCCACAACGTTACAAACCAAATTCACAAGAGTGTTAGTCGTCTCCGAGTACTCTCGCCACGACTCCTTTCTCTCACTAACATACTTTACAAACTCGCGATAATCAGCCGTAAACGCAgcctcctcatcctcgcctTCCAGTACAGCTAGGTGCGCACCTCCTCCGGCCGTCAAACTCTTCGCTACCGTCATCTCTTCAAACGTGCCCTGGAAATGGTTTATAAACGCATTGATAGCGTGGAGCCAACCCTTCCTCTGGCGTGATAATCTGGGAAACCCGTACGATTTCGCCGACGGCTTCCTGTCAAAGATATCCGCGGCAAGATACTCAACGGTGTCTACTACGATACCACCAACGGAGATCGAATCGAAGCGCTCGGTAGCGCAAAACCGGCATCGCGGTTCGTGCACAACGGGTGGAGTGTAAGCGCTTACTTTTCTGCCGGCCAAGGCGTTGGAGGAACGACAGTGCGTCCAATCTGGTACCCAAGAGGCCCAGGTATCTGCTAGTGGGGAGCCGGGTTTGACGTAAGCCAAGATATCGATCTCCTTGCGTTCTAGCAAGAGGCGGCGTGCGGTGGTGCGGTAGATGTTTGCGACATCTAAGCTGTAATCTGGGGCTAAGGGGAAGAAATTGTCGTCGCCTCTGTCGCTAAAGGGCAGTTCGACGAGAGCGAAGATTTTGTCGCGCGGGTCCGTTGCTTTGCGGTCTTTGGTCAAGAGAAGGGTTTTGAAGAATGTGTTTGTTGTACCGTCGTCGCGTTTCATGCAGTAGATGTCGTAGCAGCTATTTATGCCCGAGCTGGCTGTGGTGTAGTGCGCGACCTTGCTATAGTGGTATCCCCTTAGGCTGGTTACGGCTTTTCCTAACAGGTCGAAGCTGAAGCTTGCGTTGCCCCAGAGGACCTCTGTGGAGGTAGATTTGATGTATTCTTGGATTACCCAGATGCGTTGGAACCAGGCGGTTTCGAAGAGGGGGCAGATGTGTTTCAGGGAATCGGGCTTGTGGAAGGAGATGTCGGTGGTATGGGGGTCTGGGGTTACGAGGATTGAGCGGGAACGGTCGTCGCTGTACCATCGATAGTGTGGCGCTGAAAATTCGGGTGGTGTCTCTTGTTCAGTTGGAAATTGTCTGAGATGCGTGGTTCCACTAGTACCATATCCATTACTGGATGTCTCTGGCAGCAGACCTGAGGACGACGACTCTGTGCCATCTTCTTCAGCAGCAAGTAAGCATAGCATGTCTAGATTTAGGAGAGCCTGAACAGGCTCAAAATGACCGAGCCATATCAGGACCTTTGCACCACAAGCATATATTCTGCCCATCATTTGCACTTGGATGGTCTTCTCCTCTTGGTCGTTTTGATTGATGCATATCCCATCTGCCCTTAGAACCGAATTAGTATGTATATTCAATACAACCCATGTATAACTACTCACCAAACAATACGTGCGCCGCCGCCTGCAGGGCACCGGAGGACTTGTAAAGCCTCAAATAGGGATCTAGTAACATTGAAGGGTACGCCCTTGATATAGATCTCCCTCCGGTGTGATACATCGCCCCATACATATGATAGCGTTTCATACGGACTATCATCGGGAAGATCAACTGTATTTAGATCAAAAGTAGATAACGTGCACTCGATGGGGTCGGTCCAGTTTCCCGATTGTAATTCGATAAGACGAATAAAAGGGCTATCTATTCGCTCGTACTCGTATTCATGTCGTACTTCACTGGCGGAGGTTTCTGGCTCGGCTAAGGGGGATGAATTTGGAGAGATAAGTCGCACATGTTCGTGGGAGATGCCGTTTGTTTGTGAACTATAGTTGGGGATCGTCGTTGAACCAATGGAGCTCGTCTCGTGCCCAACGGCGGGGCGAGACCTCCAGTTCTTCCGTTTTGCCAAAGGCTCTCGGAACTTGTCCAGGGTCGAATGGGATGGCATAGTGCCAGTAGCTGTTGTGTGCGCTCATCGATTATCTGGTTCCTTGGGATCAACATGTGCGGCTGAGGTTAGGCAACTTCCAAAGATGACAGTTCGAAGGATTCGGAGGATCCAAGCTAACCACAATAGGCATGCGTGTCACTTTGCAATCACAGAAGCTGTCGCATTCACATATTCCATTGGTACCTTCATACACTTGAACGAAGAAACATGCTGTGCTAGCCTTGACAAAATATATTCGTTGTAAGACTCATTAC from Pyrenophora tritici-repentis strain M4 chromosome 8, whole genome shotgun sequence includes the following:
- a CDS encoding HET domain containing protein — protein: MPSHSTLDKFREPLAKRKNWRSRPAVGHETSSIGSTTIPNYSSQTNGISHEHVRLISPNSSPLAEPETSASEVRHEYEYERIDSPFIRLIELQSGNWTDPIECTLSTFDLNTVDLPDDSPYETLSYVWGDVSHRREIYIKGVPFNVTRSLFEALQVLRCPAGGGARIVWADGICINQNDQEEKTIQVQMMGRIYACGAKVLIWLGHFEPVQALLNLDMLCLLAAEEDGTESSSSGLLPETSSNGYGTSGTTHLRQFPTEQETPPEFSAPHYRWYSDDRSRSILVTPDPHTTDISFHKPDSLKHICPLFETAWFQRIWVIQEYIKSTSTEVLWGNASFSFDLLGKAVTSLRGYHYSKVAHYTTASSGINSCYDIYCMKRDDGTTNTFFKTLLLTKDRKATDPRDKIFALVELPFSDRGDDNFFPLAPDYSLDVANIYRTTARRLLLERKEIDILAYVKPGSPLADTWASWVPDWTHCRSSNALAGRKVSAYTPPVVHEPRCRFCATERFDSISVGGIVVDTVEYLAADIFDRKPSAKSYGFPRLSRQRKGWLHAINAFINHFQGTFEEMTVAKSLTAGGGAHLAVLEGEDEEAAFTADYREFVKYVSERKESWREYSETTNTLVNLVCNVVARRRFFVTKSGMLGLGPARVQEGDVVAVLLGASVPFLLRPVGRDGCHCRLVGECYVHDIMEGQAVEEWRAGRMSDMDFHIF
- a CDS encoding MhpC, hydrolase or acyltransferase (alpha-beta hydrolase superfamily), whose amino-acid sequence is MPSKYSKAVSKIPATIPDTRPLPRILCLHGGGVNAAIFERQSRSLIRHLQHSFRLVWADAPFFCDPHPDVVDVYSDYAPFRRWLRWLDEHHELDEWAVIDEIGYSMRTAMEDDDRAGGRGEWVGLMGFSQGAKLTASLLLEQQAREKYADMEGTEVPTGITGIPGLNWRFGILLAGRAPPINLNPDIIRSEALVRAGGISEGFEFCNEGVDEDATLRIPTLHVHGMKDPGLALHRILLNEYTAPGTAKLVEWGGPHRIPLKSSDIENVAGAIYDLASSTGVKVFRTV
- a CDS encoding Beta-elim-lyase domain containing protein, which encodes MSEFSQYTAKSSKSVTNGATHDGSAWGGKKNPAAFDFRSDVHTTPTRSMLKAIQECSLLDDVMMEDPTTKSLERFVSDLTGKEDALLVLSGTMGNQVALRAHLAQPPHAVLCDRRGHIINYEAGGVATLSQAMVQPLDAKNGTYLTLEDIQKYAVISDDVHACPTRVISLENTLNGAIMPLAEVKRISAWAREHDIIMHLDGARLWEAVAAGAGSLKDYCAEFDTISLCISKGLGAPIGSIIVGTKAFIKRSRWIRKSIGGGLRQAGVVAAPMRVAIEETFLGGKLTQSHENAKKIAKIWTDLGGKLQYPVDTNMVWLDLEAHEVNINNFIELGEKYGVTIRGGRLVVHYQIGEEAIEALRKVFTETLTGKESEGKLAEAPHDPEDLKLKGKGVE